The genomic interval CTGGCAGGGGCTGCCTACCTGGTCTATCTGGGCATCAAGGCGATCCGGAACCGGCGCCACAACTCCTTCGCGGATCGTCAGCCAGTGGCCTCCTCGCCACGACGGCTCGTGGCGGAAGGCCTGGTGGTGGGGATCACCAACCCCAAGTCCGTGGTGTTCTTCGTGGCGGTGCTGCCGCAGTTTGTGGACTACCCGTCCGGGGCCATTCCGTTCCAGCTGGCGCTGCTGGGGGCGGTGTTCCTGCTGATCGCCATAGTGTCAGATAGCCTCTGGGCCGTCGCCGCAGGTTCAGCCCGCCAATGGTTTGCCCGTTCGCCCCGCCGGGTTTCAACGGTTGAGGCAACAGGAGGGGCCTTGATGATCGGCCTCGGCGGAACCTTGGCCCTGACCGGCAGCAAGTCCTAGTTGCCCCGCCCTGAAGGCAGGGCAACCAGTACCCGGTGATTCGACCATTAACCTCATGGCTGCCGGCCACTCACC from Pseudarthrobacter sp. SSS035 carries:
- a CDS encoding LysE family translocator, which translates into the protein MVPLSNLLAFALASVVLIAVPGPSVLFVIGRSLALGWKGGVLTVLGNATGQLVQVAAVALGVGIIVAQSVVLFSVVKLAGAAYLVYLGIKAIRNRRHNSFADRQPVASSPRRLVAEGLVVGITNPKSVVFFVAVLPQFVDYPSGAIPFQLALLGAVFLLIAIVSDSLWAVAAGSARQWFARSPRRVSTVEATGGALMIGLGGTLALTGSKS